CCATTATAACTGTAAACACGCGCAGGATTACCGTCTGTGGCAGCAAAGGATGATCCGATTGACGAATCGAAGGATACCGTGGGCAACTGCTCCCATTTTCCGGTCAGTCGGTTGTAGCCTCTAACCTGACCATAATCATAGCTGGCGCTGTGTCCGCTGACCTGTGGAACCGTAAATGTCCATGAGGTAATGGTTGCACCATCTACACCATCTTCAATAATCGTCGATTCCGGGCCGGTCAAGGTCATGCCTCCGCCACGGCTTGGATCGGCAACAAAGAAGATAATCGCCGCCCATGAAGACTCAGCGCCGGTACTGTCTACCGCTTTGACACGAACCGTATTTTTCCCGAGGGGATAGGTCTGTGTTTCAGCATTTCGCCCTTCCCATACATAAGTAATGGAATCACCATCGGGATCGGCGGAAGATGCCCGGATAGTAACTGCCGTTCCGGGTGCTACGCTATTTCCGTTTGGCGTTCTGGTAATCACCGGCGTTGACGGTGCGGAGTTGGAAATCGTAAATGTTGTCTGCGCCCATTCCGACACACCGCCGTAATTGTCCTTGGCTCTGACCTGTACGGTGTGCGTGCCTGCCAGATAATAATTATCGGCGGCCTTATTCTGATATTCGTAGGTAATGGCATCGCCGTCCGGGTCGGTGCTGCTGACGGAGAGATTTACCAAAAACTTACCGTTGTTCACAGTTCTTGTTACGCTGGCCTGAATGGTCGGCTTCGTGGGAGCTGCGTTTGAAACGGTGAAGGTGGCAGCCGTCCAGTCAGATACGCCGTCAAACCCATCTTTTGCGCGGACCTTAACGGTATGCGTACCAAGGGCATAATAATTGTCGCTGCTTCTGCCGTCAAATTCATAGGTGATCGGATCGCCGTCCGGGTCTGTGCTGGCGGCAGTCAGGTTCATAAGGAATTTTCCATTTAGATATGTCCTCGTAACCGTAGCGGTCAAAGTCGGCTTTGTTGGGGCGGTATTGGTAACGGTGATGGTCTGAACGGCGGTAAACGCCCTGTCCAGCTCATCGGTTATCGTTGCGGTGAGCGTGTAGCTGCCCGACACATCAACGTGTACCGTGCCGCCGGTATTGCCCAAGCTGCCTTTGAAAAACTCAGAAACTGCCGCTGAATTGCCGTCCTTAGACAGCGACCAAGCGATAGATTTGCCGTTCAATTTTACATCGCTGCCCATATTTACGGCAAAGCTCTGACCACTATGGATAGTGGTCGGCATAGAAAAATTGCAGTTATAAAGGGGATAGATGCTGATTTTCTCACTGTGGCTGAACACTCTGCCCAGCGCATCGGTCATGGATGCGGTCAGGCGGTATTCGCCCACCTCCGGGAAACGGATTTTGCCGCCCTGTGCGTTCAGGGTGCCGCTGACTGCCTGATCCAATGGGATAAGCTCGCCATTCTTCATCAGCGTCCATTCCACCGGCAGCACATTGTTGTTGCCCCTTGTACGCAAATCAATCTGCGTATCGGTATAGCCGTTTTCCAGCAGTTCAAAGGACAGCGTAAGCACAGGCAGGACTTCCACTTTTCCGCTATTAAAGAGGAACACCCGCCCGGTCGGGTCAGTCACACGGGCCTGCAAATCGTATACACCGGCGCGCTTGAAACGAATAGAGCCGCCATTGTTTGTCAGCTTACCGTCTACATAGGTATCCCAATCCTGAAAACCATAGGTATTGTCTACATACCATACCGCTGTTAAGCCCTCCATGTCGGTAAGGACCGTGTTGGCCGACAGCATATCATCTGTGTGGACGGCTTCCGCAAGGTCAAAAGTGATGTTCGGAATCGGATACACCTTGACATTTTTACTGTCGGAGAAAGTGCGTCCGGCCTCATCCATGACAGCGGCGGTAACTGTATAATCTCCTTTATCCGTGAAGCTGATGGTGCCGCCCTCATTGGTCAGTGTGTTTTCGGCAGTCACAGGGATACCGCCTTTTTCCATGCTCCAAGAAATAGGCAGCGTTCCGGCGTTCGTCAGCTTGACAGAGGCCGCCGCCGTGCGGTCGGTATGGGTTTCCTTGGTCAGTTCCATGGAAACGGTGATAACGGGATAGACCGTAACCGGAGCCGTGTAGGTAAAGCTGCGCCCCGTATTGTCCGTAACCGCAACGGTCAGCTCATAGCTGCCCACGGATTTGAAGCGGATTTTACCGCCGTTATCCGTAAGTGTTCCAGTAAAACCGTCTGCCAATGGAAGTGATTTCCCGCCCTTTTTCAAGCTCCAAATGGCGCTTAGTCCATCGGCTTCCTTGAAAGTGGTTTTTACCTCAACCGTGGTATCCGTATGGGTCTTTTCTGGCAGATAAAAGCCGGTTTCCGCAACGGGATATACCACGATACCATCCTCATAGGTGTAGGAGCGCCCCGTTTCGTCCGTAAGCGTTGCTTTGAGAAGGTAACTGCCTTTATCCACAAACCGAACAGATCCGCCCTCATTAGTAAACGTACCCTCCAGCACATCCGCAAGCGGTACGCTTTTCCCATTATGGAGAATCGTCCATTCTGCTTTCATATCCTGCAATTCGCTGGAAGTGACCGATACCGTGACTGCCTTATCGGTGTGAGCGGTTTCCGGCAAGGTAAAGGAAAATGCCGCAACCGGGTACACCTTAATTTCTTCTGAGGCGGAGAACACTCTGCCGGATTTGTCGGTAACAGCAGCGGTCAGCGTATACAAGCCTTTTTCAGGGAAACGAATGCTGCCGCCTTCGTTATCCAGCGTCCCCTCGGCGCAGTCTGAAAGCGTTGCCGCCTGACCGTTCTTGGTCACACTCCATACAACTGAAAGCTCGCCCAGCTCCTTGGTTTCGGCGGTAATAATGGCAGGGGTATCCGTATGAGCTGTTTTCGGCACTTGCAGGCTGAGTTCCACCACCGGCAGCACCTCAATATCCGCCTTGCCGGAAAACTCCCGGCTGGTTTCATCATAAGCGGTGGCTTTCAAGGTGTATTTCCCTTTTTCCTTTAACTGAATGGAGCCGCCTGAATTGGTCAGCGTACCGGTAACGGTATCTGCCCAGCTTACTTCATTCCCGTCCTTATAGATATGCCAGTTAAGCTGCTGTTTTATATTGTCGGAAAGCGTGGTTTTGACCGTAAATGCCTGATCCGTGTTGGCATACGGCTCTGTGGTCACGATGATTTCATACACCGGGTAAATCGTAAGGGTCTTGGTAAAGGTATAGGTGCTGCCTCCATAATTCCTTGCGGCGGCAGTAAAAATGTAACTTCCGGGCTTGGTAATGGTTATTTTCCCGCCATTCTTATCCAAATCGCCTTTGAGAAAATCGCTTTCCTTGGCATCGCCGCCGTCCTGCGCAACAGTCCATTCCAGCGATTTCACATTGCGCAGGGTCGTTTTTACTTCAAATTCCGTACCGGCATGGCTGTATGCCGGGGTGATAATCTCTACCACGGCAGCGGGATAGCTGACATGTCCACCACCTGAACCACTGTCATCATCAGAACGGTCAGGCTTGGTGGGTTTGACTGGCTCCGTCGGCTTTACCGGTTTGGTGGGTTCCGTTGGCTTCACCGGAACGGTGGGGGTCGGTGTGGGCTGTACAGGCTTTACCGGCACAGACGGGTCAGCCGGTTTTGGCGTTGGCGTAACCGGTTTGGGGGTTATGGATGGCTTGGTGGGATTTGATGTGCTATTGTTGTCCTGACCGTCCCGTATTTTACCATCCTCCGATTTTTCATCAGAATTAGAAGAATCAGAGGGGGTATCTGATTCATTGCTGCTCTCCCTATCTTTTGGGAGGGTCACAGTTTCATCATTAGGAACTGCGCTTGGATGATCCGATTCGTCCGTGACTGCCGGACGGTTATCGGATTGGCGGAGCTTCATGGAGCAGCTCCCGATACCGGCAATTAAAATAAGAAGGGCGATTATGGATAGCACCACAACCGCCCGTTTGGTTTGAGGGTTCATTTTTTTCTTCATTATAAATCCTCCCGATTATATTCATTTTCCTGTTCAGGGGCATAGCCCTGTTCTTCCTGCGGCAGCATACACTCCGCTTTATGAATGATTTTATCAAGCAGATGGCTGCGGTCGGGGTCATTTTCCATTCCGGCCTGCACAGCCAGAGAGCAGATTTCGCGCATTTCTTCTGTTGTAAAAAGCGGGGTACAGTCCTGCTTGAAATACTGCAAAATCGAGCGTTCTTCTGCACTCATGCCGAATAAGGCGCCTCTGAAATGGCGCTCCTGATAAGCCTCCCTTCCAACGATCAGTTCCTTGGAGCTGTCCGGGTAAAGGGCATAGCAGGCAAGGCCGTTCCTTACCGCCTTTTTTGCATCCACCGGGCCGGTCAGCATCAGATCATCGGCGGTGTAGCCGTAATCGTGGAGCCGGTCATGCTCCAGCCGCTTTACATAGGCATCAATCTCCATCGGTTCGGCAGCGTCCCAAAATAAGCCGTGGGCCAGGGTAGCGGCACGGGACAGTGCATAGGGGTCTGACACAAGAAAAGACACACGCTCCACTGTCCCATAGCGCTGTGCAATGGATTGAAAGTTCTGATCGTATTCCTGGTAAGAAAAAGTACGGCAGCCATTGGGATTCTTGAACACCATTTCCACCGCAGACGGTTCAAAGGAGTGGGTGCAGAGATAGTCCAAATGCTTCTGATAATCCAGCTCCACAATATCGCCCATAACCTTTTCATCCCGCATACCCTTCAGCTCAATCCAAAAGGTTTTGACATGCTCGCTTTTGTTCCCGGCGCCATAAAAGTTCCATGTGTTGTGCTGACTGGTTCTGCGGATGTAGACCTCCGGTTCCGCAAAGCACCAAGTCCCACCGCTGCGGCTCATCCAGAAAAAATGCCGTTCCGCATTGCGGTCAGCGGCCGCCGCCCGGAGCTTTTCCACATCATATCGAAAATCCGACTGGTAGTAATCTGTGTTCTTTTCCATGATTCTTTGCAGGGTTTCCAGCACATTTACATTTAGAAAGCTGGCATTGCTGCGCAGGGCATAGCCCTGTCCTTTCAGACCATCCCGCAGCTCCGCCATAATATCCTCACGCCGTCCCCGGACGGAACTGCCGTTATACCGCATCCTGTCCACAAAATCCTCGCCCATATCCGCCGAAAACAAACGCAGGCCGTTGCCATGGGGAAGGACAAAGTGGCAGATGGATTCCGGTTGTTCCTCACCGGAAAGCACTGCTTCAAAAATGTCTCGCAGATTACCCTCCGATACAGGATTGTTTTGTCGGATTTCATGGATTTTTTCGCGGGGCAGGGTAAGCGTCCACAGGGAAAAATCGTCCGGGCCGAATTTGGTCAGGGTGTTGATCTGGCTATATTCCATGTTCGTCCTCCTGCTCCTGTGCATTCTCCTGCGTAATGACTTCTGGGGGCAGATTGCCCTCCAGCTTTTCTATAACGGTATGCAGTTCCTGTTCGCTCTCAAAGGTCAGGTCATCGTCATTCTTTCCGCGAAATACACAGGACTGATACAGAACCGTCATTTCTTCCCCCGTGAAAAGCTGGTTTTCGTCAATCAGGCCGGAGCGCACGATAAAATCCTTCAGCGCGCCCTCATAATTGGTTTCATAGTAGTGTCCGAGGGTCACGCCGCTGCGGTCATAATCGTACTGCCATGTGACAAAGCGGATTTCGTTGTCCTCGGACTGCGTGGCGGCAAGAAGATGGTTGCCGAACTCCGAAATCAGACGGAAATCCCGAACGCTCTTACAATCCAGCGGCTTTGCGTTCAAATACAGGTCATAGCGATTTTTCAAGTCTAACAGCAGACTGTGAAGCTCATTCCGTTCTGCCACATACGGACTGTCCCGCCAGAAACGCATGGAGCCGGTCTTTTCAAATTGGCAGATTTCCTCCTGTCCCTTAAAAGTGGTAAGCAGGAGCTTTAGGTCGTGTTCGTCCGCTTCCTTGCGGACAGAGTAGCCCATAGCGGCTGCCTTTTTTGAAAAGAGCGCCGCCAATTCAGGGATAATATCGTGCTTCAAAAAATCCCTCCTATCTCTCCATTTCTTCTGAATCTACTTCGATTGATTCGTTTTCCATTTCCAGCAGACTTTTTCGGAACGCCGGAAAGTCCTCATCTGTAATGCCGTAATCGCGCCAAGCGTTCCAATCAGGAAGCGGGGGCGCATCCTCCGCGGTCAGCTCGGAGTAATCGGTTATGGCCACTATTTCCGGTATATAGTGTTCGCCCATCTGCATAGGGGCAAGAACAGGAATAAGCTGGGTAGCTAAGTAGTTTTGATCGTAGCACTTGTCAATGAACCCCAGCCGGGTATTCAAAAGAAAATGCCCCTCCAAGGTTTCCATGGTAATTTTAGGTGCAAGGGGATATTTTGCGATAAAGGCAGCTATGTTTTCTGCATCCGCCTTGATGCAAATCTGTATATCCTCGTCCAGCCCCAATGTGTAAACGGCTAAGTATTTCTGATTCATACATTCCTCCTACCTCTCAAATTCATTTTCTTCCTCATCTTCAGATGCGTACACGGACACCTTTTCCGGCTCAAAGCCCTGACCTGCAGTGTTGGAGAACCACTGCGACATAAAATCCTTCAAGTCCTGTACCATAGACGGCTTTGCCTGTGCCGTTTCATAAAAAAGCCCTACGTTGTCCTGTAAGAACGATGTAGGGTGAATGGAAAGGTTCTGTTTGTCGATGGTAAAGGTGATTTCCGGGTCGCGCATGGCGTCACCGTTTTGCTTGTAGTAGTGAGCGATACTGTACTCACCGCCGCCGATGGCCTCCAGTACCAAATCCTCAAAGCCGTCGCTTTTCAGCTTCATATAATAGGCGTCCCCATCCAGAATGGGGCTTGCGAATACCGCCAGCTTCTGATACAGCTTTTGCTCTAATGCAAGCCGTGATGGTGGGGGCTGTGTCCTGATGGGGGTGTTTTCCTCGCCGTCCGGGTCATAGTCCAATACCTCCATGCCGTCCTCGTCCGGCTCTAAAATCTCATCGGCACTGTCCTTAAACTCCAAGGCAAGGTCAAGCTCCACCTTTTTCCGCTGGAGCTGCGCCAGCTTTTCCTCGCCCAGGAACGGTTTCTGGCTTTCCAGCCTTGCCGCCTCAAGCTGCCGGTGCAAATCCGCAAGCTCCGCTTGGCAAACCTCCAAATCACCGGCAATATGCTCCGCCAGATTTTCAATACGGGTGATGTTGCCAAGGGCGGACTCTCCCATATCGGTGGCATAGCTGCGCTGTCCGTCCAAAACAATCCGAACGCCGCTCATCATGCCCCGGTGCAGGGAAACTGAAAAGCCCGCATAGCTGCCCATATCCAGAGTATCGCCTGTTTGCCTCCCCAGCTTGCGGGCGCGTACCATAAAGTGTTCGGCGGCTTTGGTTCTCTCATCATGGGTTCTGCCGTCAATCACCATCTGAAATTCAGCCGGTTTATTTTGTCGGTAGGCTTCAAGGTCGGCGGTCATTTTTACAATCTTCTTTTCCGTACTTGTAATTTCATTCGGATACCGCTTGGAAATATCGTATTGCAGGCTATTGCGCTTGCTCTGCCATGAGGATTTCAGCACCGTCAGGCGGCTGATTTCGTTATCCGTTTCCATCTTTTCCTTAATCCTTGGGTCAGAAACGGCAAGGGCCTTGAACTCGGCGTACTGGAGCATGGTGCTGTCCACGTCCTCACAGCTTCTGAGGGTGGAGCGGCCGGTCATGATCTGGCTGATATACCGCTGTTTTTGCTCTAAAATCTGCCACAGGTAGGCATCAAAGGTCTGTTCCGTAATGTAGTTGAAAATGGAAATCTCGGGGTTGTCGTTGCCCTGACGAAGAATGCGTCCGTTGCGCTGAATCAGGTCGGAGGGGCGCCACGGCACATCTAAATGATGGAGCGCAATCAGCTTATTTTGCACATTCATACCGGTTCCCATCTTGCTGGTGCTGCCCATCAGGATACGGATTTCACCGGTGCGGACCTTTTCAAAAAGCTGTTCCCGCTGTACATCCGTCCGCGCATCATGAATGAAGGCAATTTCCTCCGACTTTACGCCCTGTGCAATCAAAGCGTCTTTGGTTGCCTCGTAAAAATTAAAACTGCCGTCACCCTTTGGAGTCCCCATATCACAAAAGATAAGCTGGGCCAGCCGTTTCTCTGCGGTTTCGTGATAGATTTCCGCAGCCTTTCGGGCGCAAACATTAAGCTTGGTATTGGGATCGTCCGGCAAGTCCGGGTCAATGGCTCTTGGGTCGGTGGAGAGCAGGCGGGCTTCCAGCGTGAGCTTTAGAAAATTATCCTCAGAGCTGTCCACCTCGCCGTTTCGGATTTTCTCCGCCCGTTCCCCAAGCTCCATAACGATGCGTTTCTTCTCCGGGGTGATTTCCGTCTTTACGATCTGCACCGCGCCGGTTTTTAGCTTTGGTGTCGGCAAATCCAGCATATCGGCTGTTTTGATGTCGGCAATCATCAGGAACATATTCATGAGTTCCGGCAAATTGTGAAACTTCGCAAACCGGTTCTTCATCTGATAGCCGCTGCCCTCCGGCTTGATTTCCAGAGAGGACTCAATCACGCCGTAGGTGCTTGCCCAGCTATCAAACATCAGCAGCCCGCGATCTTCCAGCGCCTTCGGCTGCAAGGTTTTTTGCAGTACATACAGCTCCGCCATGGTGTTGGAAATAGGCGTACCGGTAAGATATACCACACCTTTACCATTGTTCAGGTCATTGATGTACTGGCATTTTTGGTGCATATCCATGGCACGCTGGCTGCTGATACCGGTAATGCCTGCCACATTACGCATTTTGGTGTAAGAAAAGTTGTTTTTATAGGCATGGGCCTCATCCACAAACAGGGCGTCCACACCTAATTCCTCAAAGCTGACAACATCGTCTTTCTTCTCAGCCTTGAACAGCCGGTCATACCGGAATTGGAGATTGGATTTGAAAATCTCCATCTGCTTGAGTGGCCAGTCCTTACCGGCATTGGCTTTTTGCTCCGCAATGGCGTCGGTGATCGCCTCAATTTCCGCTTCCATCGCCGCAAGCTGCCGTTCTCTGGATAAGCCGATTAGTTCAAAGCTGCTGTGCCCCATAATAACGGCGTCGTATTCACCGGTGGCAATCCGGCTGACAAAACGGCGGCGGTTCTTTTTCTCAAAATCCTTTTTCTCCGCTACTAAAATATTGGCGTTGGGGTACATTTTCATATAGTGGGTTGCCCATTCACCTACAAGATGATTCGGCACGGCATACAAAGGCTTGTGAATGGCTCCCAGTCGCTTCATTTCATACCCCAGCCCGATTGCGGCATAGGTTTTTCCGGCGCCCACCTCATGGGCCATCAGCAGATTGCCGTCCCCGTAAAGACCGTGGGCGATTACATCTCGCTGGTGCTTGCGCAGAGTAATTCCCTCCGCCATATCAGGCAGGAGCAGATCATCACCGTTGTATTCACGGGGTCTGATGTTATTAAAACGGTCATTGTAGAGCTTGGTCAGGTTTGCGCCGCGCTCCGGGTCGGCAAACAGCCAGCTTTCAAAGGCCATTTTGATTTCGGCCTGTTTTTCACGGGCCAGTATGGTTTCCTTTTTATTGAGAACATATCTGGTCTTTTCCTCGCCGGTATCCGGGTCAATGTAGTCTACCGGGTCTTTGACCTCCACAGGGCGCAGATTCAGGGTGGTTTCCAGTATGTCATAGGCGTTCATCCGGTCTGTGCCATAGGACTGGTTGACCGTGACGGAGGTGCGTTCTGTACTTTTGCTGGTAATGTGGTAAGCGCCGCTGTAACGGGAAAATTCAAGGAAAATGCCAAACCGTCCCTCCTGATTACCCGGTGCGGTCTGGAAGGTATCGTACATAAATTGCTGGTAAATCTCCGGTGGAATCCATGTGGAACCCAACGTAAAGCTGATGTCCTGCGGGGTCAGTGGAACCGGCTGCACCAGCTTGAGGGCGTCCACGTTGCGGCTGAACCGTTCCGGTTCTTCCTCCGCCTTTAAGATGGCGGCCGTCAGCTTATCCCTCACATAACCGCTTAAATACTCGTCAGCGGTTTTCCAGCCGGTATGGGGATTGCCGGTGTAATCCTCCGGGTCCTGGTAAATCCTATCGCCCAGCTCCGCTATGATTTCATCCGGGGTGGCCTTGCAGTGGTCGGGACGCTGATAGAGCCAGGACATATAGGCAAGGTCAACTTTGCCCTTAACATTTAGGGAAACCATCAGGGCTTCCTCTGCGGAATGGACCGTTTTTGGCATAACCTTGGGCTTAATGGTGGCCTTATAGAAAATAGCGGTCTTATCCCATGTGTCCTTTTGATCTTTCTTTTCCGCTTCAATGGACCGGAGCAGCGGCGCATTGGCGTCCCTCGAAAACGCCATGACATTGGCGTAGGAATTGAGATACCCCTGCTTTTTGACAAAGGCATCATAAACTTGATTCAGATGGGCGATATGCTCCTGAAGCTGCTTTTCATATTCCATCGTGGGCAGCTCATGGAGGTCGGCATATTCGCTGTTCTGGAAATCGATCAGGCTGCGAATGGCTGCCGTAATGCCCAGCATACCCCGGATACGCTCGGCTTTCCGTCCGGTGATATTCTGCTTATACATCCGGGAATTCTCACGGTAATACAGCTCACTATCCATCAGCCCATAGCTGAAATTGCGCACGTTAGGGTCGGCAGGGATAGACTCCGGCAGCATTTCCTTTTCGTCCTCGTATTCCGAGGTGGCTTCGGTATATTCGCCGTCCAGATAGGAAATGGCGCGCTCCAGCCGTTCGTTCAAGTCCTCACCGGGTATGGGGTGGCAGACGGTGGTCTTTTCGTTGCCGAACATGGATTCATCAAATACCATTTCGCCCAGCACCATTTCCGGGTGGTCGATAAAATAGCGGTTCATAGGGATGCCGTCTGCGTTCTGCTCCACAGAAAGCCATGGGCTGTTTTCCTCGTCCGCTACGATTTCCCGTTCCCGCTTTTTAAGGAACAGAATATCCGTGGTGGCTTCCGTTCCGGCCACTTGCTTGAAAGCGTTATTCGGCAGACGAATGGCACCGATCAGCTCGGCTTTCCCGGCAATGTATTTGCGCATTTTGGAATTTGCCTTGTCCATGGTGAATTTGGAAGTGATCAGCGCCAGCATACCGCCCGGACGAACCTTATCCAGTGACTTGGCAATAAAATAATCATGGATGGGGAGATTATATTTGTTGTAGCGCGGGTCATCTACCTTAATGGCATTGAAAGGCACGTTGCCCACCATGACATCAAAGAAGTGATCGGAAAAGGCCGTCTGTTCAAAGCCAGCCACTTGAATATCCGCGTCAGGGTAAAGGTGCTTGGCAATATGGCCGGGGATGGGGTCGATTTCACAGCCGTAGAGCTTGGAACCGTCCATGCTGTCCGGCAGGACAGAGAAAAAGTTTCCTGTGCCAAGGGCAGGGTCTAAGATATTGCCGCCCCGAAATCCCATGCGTTCCAAGCCTTTATAAATGTGGCTGACAACGCTTTGCTCCGTGTAGTAGGAGGTCAGGGTGCTTTTCTGCGCTGCCTGAAATTCCTCGTCGGTGAGCAGGCTTTTGATTTCATCAAATTCTTTTTCCCATCCGCTTTTATCCGGTGTCAGGGCATTGGCAAGGCCGCCCCAGCCCACAAACCGGGCAAGGGTAATCTGTTCCTCGGCGGCAGCAATGCGCCCCTGTGCCTGCAATTCTTTCAGCAGGCGGATGGCCTCAATATTGTTTCTGCACTTGGTTTTCGGGCCGCCGTCATATAAATGATGGTCGGGGGAATAGTGGTAATTTAAGCCCTCCCCCCATGCACGGGCATGGAAATCATCCATAATGGTATGGCTGTATTCATCATTGGACTGATTGACAAGGGTGACAGCGTGGATTGCCGCCTTGGTTTCTTCGCTGTCATCACCGCTTTGTACCGCCTCCACCACCATAGAAGCAAGCTCGCCCTCGGTATAATGGTCTTTCAGCGGCTTGCAGTCCGCAATTTCAGATAGCGGTACACGCTCCGTAATTTTCAGGCGGTTCAGGTTCTTGAGCTGGGCAATATCACCGATTTCCACCGTGCGGCCGTCGTGCAGAAATCTAACGATTTCAAATACCCGGTCATGGTAATAGATGCGCTCACCCTCCGTAAACGGCAGGGCCTGCGGCTCATCGGCATTTCCGTCAATTACGCTGTCATTATTATCGTCCGCGCTGTCCTCATAGCTGTCCTGTGAAGCGAGAGCCATATCGAAAAGGGTAAGCTGCCTGTCAGGGGATTCCTGTACCGGTTCAGGGGCAGGGATATAAACGGTTCTGCCCTCGGCTTCCAGTTCCGCTTTATCGTCCTCCGTCAGATACCTGTCCTGCCGGATCAGGTCAGCGATACCGCTTTCCACCCGATTCCACGAAAGGACCTCATGCAGTTCCAACGTGCCGGACCGGTAATCAATCGCCAGCCCTTTCGGAGTGGACTCCAAGTGCCACTGACCGCCGTTTCCCGGACTACGGTAGCAGCCATAGGAGTTGTATTCCTTTCGGATAAATGATGCCCGGTTTTTCTTGGCAGGCATGGACAGCACCGCTTGGCATATCCGCTGTCTGCCGCCCTGTTTGCCGCTTCCGTGCTGAAGGTATTCGTCAATAATCCGCTGTCTGTCCTGTTCGGATAAATCAGCGGATACGATAGTTTCCTCCGGCTCCGATTCATCATTGTCCGATACGCCCCGCATTTCGTCTATTTCATCCGGTATTGAGAAATCGTCAATCATGCTGTCTGCGGAACTGAACGGATATGCGCCTATCAGAATCAGGCTGTCTATACGGTTTGTAAGCTCTACATAGCTGGCGGCAAACTGCTGTCCCTCTGTTTCAAAGGTCAATCCCTCACTGTCGGCAAGGATATGCAGATAATCGCCGGTTTTTGTAACGTATTCCGTATCCAGCTTGCCGTAAAAGGCTTTCAGGATTTTTGCTTTCGTGGTCTGCTTATGGCCGCCCTCAAAGAATTTATGGATTTCCGATACCCATTCCCGCGTATCAGGAGTAATGTCATCGGCGCACAGCACCACATCAATAAGGTCAGAGATTTCTTCCTTGTCGAGCGTTGATGCAAAGGAAGTGGTTTGAATATCCATGGGCTGTACGTTTAAATCAGGCACCGGCGTGATGGGCATATCTACGCTGGCAGCTTTCTGCTCAACCCCTGCCATTTGTTTTTCGTAACGTTCGATGTCCTGCGTTGTCAGCCAATTCGGTTTTTCAAGTACGGCATTGTAAAGCTCCCACATCTTGGCGATTTGGTTTTTTACGTTTCCCGCCCATAAATGCTTTTCATGTCCTTGCCCTGCGCCTAAGAAATATTCACAATCAGATTGCAGGCGGCTCAATAGCTGATACGAAAAAGACGTGTCTTGTTCCGTTGGCTCTGCTGCTTTTTCCTCCGCAGGGGAGATTTCCTGTGCTGTTTTGGGTGGTACAACGAAAAAGCCGCCCACAGACGGCTGTTTACCATCTG
This genomic window from Clostridiales bacterium contains:
- a CDS encoding S-layer homology domain-containing protein, translated to MKKKMNPQTKRAVVVLSIIALLILIAGIGSCSMKLRQSDNRPAVTDESDHPSAVPNDETVTLPKDRESSNESDTPSDSSNSDEKSEDGKIRDGQDNNSTSNPTKPSITPKPVTPTPKPADPSVPVKPVQPTPTPTVPVKPTEPTKPVKPTEPVKPTKPDRSDDDSGSGGGHVSYPAAVVEIITPAYSHAGTEFEVKTTLRNVKSLEWTVAQDGGDAKESDFLKGDLDKNGGKITITKPGSYIFTAAARNYGGSTYTFTKTLTIYPVYEIIVTTEPYANTDQAFTVKTTLSDNIKQQLNWHIYKDGNEVSWADTVTGTLTNSGGSIQLKEKGKYTLKATAYDETSREFSGKADIEVLPVVELSLQVPKTAHTDTPAIITAETKELGELSVVWSVTKNGQAATLSDCAEGTLDNEGGSIRFPEKGLYTLTAAVTDKSGRVFSASEEIKVYPVAAFSFTLPETAHTDKAVTVSVTSSELQDMKAEWTILHNGKSVPLADVLEGTFTNEGGSVRFVDKGSYLLKATLTDETGRSYTYEDGIVVYPVAETGFYLPEKTHTDTTVEVKTTFKEADGLSAIWSLKKGGKSLPLADGFTGTLTDNGGKIRFKSVGSYELTVAVTDNTGRSFTYTAPVTVYPVITVSMELTKETHTDRTAAASVKLTNAGTLPISWSMEKGGIPVTAENTLTNEGGTISFTDKGDYTVTAAVMDEAGRTFSDSKNVKVYPIPNITFDLAEAVHTDDMLSANTVLTDMEGLTAVWYVDNTYGFQDWDTYVDGKLTNNGGSIRFKRAGVYDLQARVTDPTGRVFLFNSGKVEVLPVLTLSFELLENGYTDTQIDLRTRGNNNVLPVEWTLMKNGELIPLDQAVSGTLNAQGGKIRFPEVGEYRLTASMTDALGRVFSHSEKISIYPLYNCNFSMPTTIHSGQSFAVNMGSDVKLNGKSIAWSLSKDGNSAAVSEFFKGSLGNTGGTVHVDVSGSYTLTATITDELDRAFTAVQTITVTNTAPTKPTLTATVTRTYLNGKFLMNLTAASTDPDGDPITYEFDGRSSDNYYALGTHTVKVRAKDGFDGVSDWTAATFTVSNAAPTKPTIQASVTRTVNNGKFLVNLSVSSTDPDGDAITYEYQNKAADNYYLAGTHTVQVRAKDNYGGVSEWAQTTFTISNSAPSTPVITRTPNGNSVAPGTAVTIRASSADPDGDSITYVWEGRNAETQTYPLGKNTVRVKAVDSTGAESSWAAIIFFVADPSRGGGMTLTGPESTIIEDGVDGATITSWTFTVPQVSGHSASYDYGQVRGYNRLTGKWEQLPTVSFDSSIGSSFAATDGNPARVYSYNGVHMYGTLQPGIYTKLEMYYYTPHTCMYNKSNIVYSAEFFFE